The DNA sequence ACAGTTATCAGTACTACGGAGCCGATGAACTGTATTTTCCCTGCACCTTGTCAAAACTGGTGAAGCCAGGCGGCCAGATCGGGATCGTGGTTCCCGGATTAACCAGAGAATTCGATCAGGGCTACCCCCAGACTCTGAAAAAACACTGGGTGGGGGAAATGTTCAGCTTCCACAGCAAGGACTGGTGGCGGCATCTCTGGGAAAAGACGGGTATTGCTGAAATCACTGCCTGTTATGAAATGGAGAATCCGAAAGAACTCTGGTTTCCGTGGGCGATATGGGCACAAGAACATCTCGGGTTTGATGACGTGGATTTCTTGAATTCCGATAGGAATAATGACCTGTCAATCATTGTCATGAGCGCGGTCAAGCAGGAATAGTTCAGGCATTATGCCCGGCCGTGCCAGATACCGTAAAAACATGAGATAGGAGGAAGCATGGGAGAGATTCGAACTGTTCAGCCGGAAGATCAAGAAAGCTGGTACCGTCTTGACCGGCATTTGCCGGAGAGTGAATTTCAAAAGAAAATACGAGACCGACAGGGCTATGTTCTGCTGGAACATAATAAAATAATTGCCCTTCTGCGGTACAACTTATTCTGGGACAATACGCCATTCTGCACCTTGCTGTTCGTGGAGCTCCAGTCTCGTGGAAAGGGATTTGGAAGACGCCTGATGGAGCATTGGGCGAATGACATGAAAGACCACGGCTATGGCATGGTGATGGTATCAACTCAGGTGGATGAGGATGCCCAGAATTTTTATCGAAAACTCGGTTATAAAGACTGCGGTGGACTTACACTAGACCTTCCCGGGTATGAGCAGCCCATGGAACTGTTTATGGTCAAAGCACTTTGATCGAAGAGGGTTGAAAGGAACCGCTTTCACACCGATGGAACAACGGTTGCCTCTTCGCTCGGTCACCAAGTAAGATAATACCTTTGTTACCGGC is a window from the Clostridiaceae bacterium HFYG-1003 genome containing:
- a CDS encoding methyltransferase domain-containing protein codes for the protein MLKKFPKTEQYDENWIHENWMGPNPLWLLEELCQHLELKPGMKVLDMGCGKGITSVFLAKEFGVTVFANDLWISPTENLKRFEEAGVSDRVFPIHAEAHALPYAEGFFDAVISIDSYQYYGADELYFPCTLSKLVKPGGQIGIVVPGLTREFDQGYPQTLKKHWVGEMFSFHSKDWWRHLWEKTGIAEITACYEMENPKELWFPWAIWAQEHLGFDDVDFLNSDRNNDLSIIVMSAVKQE
- a CDS encoding GNAT family N-acetyltransferase; the encoded protein is MGEIRTVQPEDQESWYRLDRHLPESEFQKKIRDRQGYVLLEHNKIIALLRYNLFWDNTPFCTLLFVELQSRGKGFGRRLMEHWANDMKDHGYGMVMVSTQVDEDAQNFYRKLGYKDCGGLTLDLPGYEQPMELFMVKAL